One Microlunatus soli genomic window carries:
- the lat gene encoding L-lysine 6-transaminase, producing MAEHVSIQPAEVHASLSRHLLTDGFKLVIDLAASRGSRVVDARNGDRYLDLYTFFASAPLGLNPPGIVDDPAFMDKLGRIAANKPANSDVYSPEYAEFVEAFARVLGDPELPHLFFIEGGALAVENALKVAFDWKSRHNEAAGRPAELGTKIMHLTKAFHGRSGYTMSLTNTEPGKVARYPKFDWPRIDVPAITFPLDDHLDAVIAAEERALSQARKAFGDHPHDIAAFICEPIQGEGGDNHLRAEFLQAMQQLAHDHDALFIVDEVQTGTGTTGTAWAYQQLGLEPDVVAFSKKVQVGGIMAGRRVDEVPDNVFAVSGRINSTWGGGLVDMVRATRILEIIERDGLIEAAAGKGDRLLDRLWGLTDETGGVLSNVRGRGLMIAVDLPDPQTRDTVLAELRDREHVLALPSGERAIRFRPALSITEEELDEVVAALGRVVASAIGSGVVGEAK from the coding sequence ATGGCCGAACACGTCAGCATCCAACCGGCCGAGGTCCACGCCTCGCTCTCCCGACACCTGCTCACCGACGGCTTCAAGCTGGTGATCGATCTCGCCGCCAGCCGCGGCAGCCGGGTGGTCGACGCCCGCAACGGCGACCGCTACCTCGACCTCTACACCTTCTTCGCCAGCGCGCCGCTGGGCCTCAACCCGCCGGGCATCGTCGACGATCCCGCATTCATGGACAAGCTCGGCCGGATCGCAGCCAACAAGCCGGCCAACTCCGACGTCTACAGCCCGGAGTACGCCGAATTCGTCGAGGCCTTCGCCCGGGTGCTCGGCGATCCGGAGCTCCCGCATCTGTTCTTCATCGAGGGCGGAGCGCTGGCCGTGGAGAACGCCCTCAAGGTCGCCTTCGACTGGAAGAGCCGACACAATGAGGCAGCGGGTCGGCCCGCCGAGCTCGGCACCAAGATCATGCACCTGACCAAGGCGTTCCACGGCCGCAGCGGCTACACGATGTCGCTGACCAACACCGAGCCCGGCAAGGTCGCCCGGTATCCGAAATTCGACTGGCCGCGGATCGACGTCCCGGCCATCACCTTCCCGCTCGATGATCATCTCGACGCCGTGATCGCGGCCGAGGAGCGCGCGCTTTCCCAAGCACGCAAGGCGTTCGGGGACCATCCGCACGACATCGCCGCCTTCATCTGCGAGCCGATCCAGGGCGAGGGCGGCGACAACCACCTGCGGGCGGAGTTCCTGCAGGCGATGCAGCAGCTCGCTCATGATCATGATGCGCTGTTCATCGTCGACGAGGTGCAGACCGGGACCGGAACCACCGGCACCGCCTGGGCCTACCAGCAGCTCGGCCTGGAGCCCGACGTCGTCGCCTTCTCCAAGAAGGTGCAGGTCGGCGGCATCATGGCCGGCCGCCGGGTCGACGAGGTCCCCGACAACGTGTTCGCCGTCTCCGGCCGGATCAATTCCACCTGGGGCGGCGGCCTGGTCGACATGGTCCGGGCCACCCGGATCCTGGAGATCATCGAGCGCGACGGACTGATCGAGGCCGCGGCCGGCAAGGGTGATCGGCTGCTCGATCGGCTCTGGGGCCTGACCGACGAGACCGGCGGCGTGCTCAGCAACGTCCGCGGTCGCGGGCTGATGATCGCGGTCGATCTGCCCGACCCGCAGACCCGCGATACCGTGCTGGCGGAGCTCCGTGACCGTGAACACGTGCTGGCCCTGCCCAGCGGTGAGCGGGCGATCCGGTTCCGGCCGGCGCTGTCGATCACGGAGGAAGAATTGGATGAGGTCGTCGCGGCGCTCGGCCGAGTGGTCGCATCGGCAATCGGATCCGGGGTTGTGGGAGAGGCGAAGTGA
- a CDS encoding phospho-sugar mutase codes for MNGPLLARVEAWRSQDPDPDTVAALDDLVDRVGSDDQAARAELEDAFDGRLEFGTAGLRGALGPGPNRMNRVVVGQAAAGLARYLNDNELTGGTVIIGYDARHKSEVFARDTAEIMAAAGFRPLLTDRPTPTPLVAFGIRHYGCVAGVVVTASHNPPQDNGYKVYLGDGSQIIPPADAEIAARIDDVAAGRLSQVQRSPVYGLLGDELIAAYGDRAASLVGNDIPRELDWVYTPMHGVGGRIVSDLVDRLGFAAPDVISDQAEPDPEFPTTPFPNPEEHGALDLAIARAKELDADLVIANDPDADRCAVAVPYELPAGRRWRMLRGDELGAILADDALRRGVRGRYACSIVSSSLLQTMATDHGQPFSYTLTGFKWIGRVPDLAFGYEEAIGYCCDSAAVPDKDGITALLRVLAIAAELRGRGSSLVDRLREISGRYGVHATDQLSVRVDDMAIIADAMARLRAEPPSTLIDQPVAVQDLAAGIDLGPAGVLPPTDGVLITGESIKVVARPSGTEPKLKCYLEVRVSTESRTAEQAGTVAATLLQQLRTQMAEALGVS; via the coding sequence GTGAACGGGCCCCTGCTGGCCCGGGTCGAGGCCTGGCGGTCCCAGGATCCCGACCCGGATACGGTTGCGGCGCTGGACGATTTGGTCGACCGGGTCGGGTCCGATGATCAGGCGGCCCGGGCCGAGCTCGAGGACGCGTTCGACGGCCGGCTCGAATTCGGCACCGCCGGGCTGCGCGGCGCACTCGGGCCCGGCCCGAACCGGATGAACCGGGTGGTGGTCGGACAGGCCGCTGCCGGACTGGCCCGCTATCTGAACGACAACGAGCTGACCGGCGGGACGGTGATCATCGGCTACGACGCACGGCACAAGTCCGAGGTGTTCGCCCGGGACACCGCCGAGATCATGGCGGCCGCTGGATTTCGACCGCTGCTGACCGACCGGCCGACGCCGACTCCGCTGGTGGCGTTCGGGATCCGGCACTACGGCTGCGTCGCCGGAGTGGTGGTGACCGCCTCCCACAATCCGCCGCAGGACAACGGATACAAGGTCTATCTCGGCGACGGTTCGCAGATCATCCCGCCGGCCGACGCCGAGATCGCCGCCCGGATCGACGACGTCGCGGCGGGCCGGCTGTCACAGGTGCAGCGGTCACCGGTCTACGGGCTGCTCGGCGACGAGTTGATCGCCGCCTACGGTGATCGTGCCGCATCCCTTGTCGGCAACGACATCCCGCGGGAACTGGACTGGGTGTACACGCCGATGCACGGTGTCGGCGGCCGGATCGTCAGCGACCTGGTGGATCGACTCGGCTTCGCCGCACCGGATGTGATCAGCGACCAGGCCGAGCCCGATCCGGAGTTCCCGACGACGCCGTTCCCCAACCCCGAGGAGCACGGCGCACTGGACCTGGCGATCGCCCGGGCCAAGGAGCTGGACGCCGACCTGGTGATCGCCAATGATCCCGACGCGGACCGCTGTGCGGTGGCGGTGCCGTACGAGCTGCCGGCCGGCCGGCGGTGGCGGATGCTCCGCGGCGATGAGCTCGGCGCGATCCTGGCCGACGACGCCTTACGTCGCGGCGTGCGGGGTCGCTATGCCTGCTCGATCGTCTCCAGCTCCCTGCTGCAGACGATGGCGACCGACCATGGTCAACCGTTCAGCTACACCCTGACCGGCTTCAAATGGATCGGTCGGGTGCCCGACCTCGCCTTCGGCTACGAAGAGGCGATCGGCTACTGCTGTGACTCCGCCGCCGTACCGGACAAGGACGGGATCACTGCCCTGCTTCGGGTGTTGGCGATCGCCGCCGAGCTACGCGGGCGGGGATCGTCGCTGGTCGACCGACTCCGCGAGATCAGCGGCCGGTACGGCGTCCACGCCACCGATCAGCTGTCGGTCCGGGTCGACGACATGGCGATCATCGCCGACGCGATGGCCCGGCTCCGCGCCGAGCCGCCCAGCACCTTGATCGACCAGCCGGTGGCCGTACAAGATCTGGCCGCCGGAATCGATCTTGGTCCGGCCGGTGTGCTGCCGCCGACCGATGGAGTGTTGATCACCGGCGAGTCGATCAAGGTCGTGGCCCGACCGTCCGGCACCGAGCCCAAACTGAAGTGCTACCTCGAGGTCCGGGTGTCGACCGAGAGCCGGACCGCCGAACAGGCCGGTACCGTCGCTGCGACCCTGCTGCAGCAACTCCGCACCCAGATGGCGGAGGCACTCGGCGTGTCGTGA
- a CDS encoding thiamine pyrophosphate-dependent enzyme, giving the protein MADPLETHLRKAIAELTARRSPSPGAPAGALSAAQLSGIFGAQAASRQLDTVARELQAEGEGFYTIGSSGHESNAAIAYALRPDDPALLHYRSGGFYLARAAQHPGSTPIRDILQGLMGLADEPIAGGRHKVFGHPELNVIPQTSTIASHLPRAVGLAIGLPRSYRLRRHDRRLRDDHEPPPWPEDAIVVCSFGDASANHSTAIGAINSALNTAHRGLPMPILFICEDNGYGISVPTPRGWIEQAYGARAGLDYLSCDGTDTEAVYATAVDAAERVRRTRRPAFLHLHCVRFGAHAGSDAEIAYRTQRQIEADYDRDPLLATARALADRGVPGEQLIERYDGLRREIDRARGELRGSARLGSAAEVMAPLAPRHPERVATLATVPEPVEGPLRTLAESINATLAQALEQDPGVIIFGEDVGVKGGVYGVTRGLARRHGAARVFDTILDEQSILGLALGSSLAGLLPIPEVQYLAYLHNAIDQLRGEAATQQFFSRGRFRNPMVLRLPGLAYQKGFGGHFHNDNAVASLRDIPGIVVGCPSSGDDAAAMLRTLIAGGRVDGTVSILLEPIALYHRRDLLEAGDDGWLTTDHGAAAPIGTARERRAGSDLTMITFGNGVPMSLQVAHRLAADGVDAAVLDLRWLSPLPVDDLLAAAERTGRVLIVDETRHAGGVGEGVITALIEGGFGGRISRVASLDSFIPLGAAAGHVLLGPPQIEKAAHALLAEPIR; this is encoded by the coding sequence ATGGCCGACCCGCTGGAAACCCATCTCAGGAAGGCGATCGCCGAGCTGACCGCCCGTCGATCGCCTTCCCCCGGGGCGCCCGCCGGTGCGCTCTCGGCGGCACAGCTGTCAGGGATCTTCGGAGCCCAGGCGGCCAGCCGGCAGCTGGACACGGTCGCCCGGGAACTGCAGGCCGAAGGCGAAGGCTTCTACACCATCGGTTCCTCCGGCCACGAGAGCAACGCCGCGATCGCGTACGCGTTGCGGCCGGACGATCCGGCGTTGCTGCACTACCGCTCCGGCGGCTTCTACCTGGCCCGGGCAGCGCAGCACCCCGGGTCGACACCGATCCGAGACATCCTGCAGGGACTGATGGGCCTGGCCGACGAACCGATCGCCGGCGGTCGACACAAGGTGTTCGGACATCCGGAGCTGAACGTCATCCCGCAGACCTCGACGATCGCCTCTCATCTGCCGCGGGCGGTAGGGTTGGCGATCGGTCTGCCCCGGAGCTATCGGCTCCGCCGTCATGATCGCCGGCTGCGTGATGATCATGAACCTCCGCCCTGGCCGGAGGACGCGATCGTGGTCTGTTCCTTCGGCGACGCCTCGGCCAACCACTCCACCGCGATCGGTGCGATCAACTCCGCGCTGAACACCGCACACCGCGGCCTGCCGATGCCGATCCTGTTCATCTGCGAGGACAACGGCTACGGCATCTCGGTGCCGACCCCGCGCGGCTGGATCGAGCAGGCGTACGGAGCGCGAGCCGGCTTGGACTACCTGTCCTGCGACGGCACCGACACCGAGGCGGTGTACGCCACCGCCGTCGACGCTGCCGAGCGGGTCCGTCGGACCCGACGTCCGGCCTTCCTGCACCTGCACTGCGTACGGTTCGGAGCCCATGCCGGCAGTGATGCCGAGATCGCCTACCGGACCCAGCGGCAGATCGAGGCCGACTACGACCGGGATCCGTTGCTGGCAACGGCCCGCGCCCTGGCCGACCGCGGCGTACCGGGCGAACAACTGATCGAGCGCTACGACGGCCTCCGCCGGGAGATCGACCGGGCGCGTGGCGAGCTCCGCGGTAGCGCCCGGCTCGGCTCGGCGGCCGAGGTGATGGCGCCGCTGGCCCCGCGTCATCCCGAACGGGTTGCCACCCTGGCCACGGTTCCTGAGCCTGTCGAAGGACCGTTGCGGACACTGGCCGAGTCGATCAACGCGACGCTGGCCCAGGCGCTGGAACAGGATCCCGGCGTGATCATCTTCGGCGAGGACGTCGGGGTGAAGGGCGGTGTCTACGGGGTCACCCGCGGGCTGGCCCGCCGGCACGGCGCTGCACGGGTGTTCGACACCATCCTGGACGAGCAGTCGATCCTCGGACTCGCGCTCGGTTCGAGCCTGGCCGGACTGTTGCCGATCCCCGAGGTGCAATACCTGGCCTACCTGCACAACGCGATCGACCAACTCCGCGGCGAAGCCGCGACCCAGCAGTTCTTCTCCCGTGGCCGGTTCCGCAACCCGATGGTGCTGCGGTTGCCCGGACTCGCCTACCAGAAGGGGTTCGGCGGGCATTTCCACAACGACAACGCGGTCGCGTCGCTGCGGGACATCCCGGGGATCGTTGTCGGCTGCCCGAGCAGCGGCGACGACGCTGCGGCGATGCTGCGCACCCTGATCGCCGGCGGCCGGGTCGACGGCACCGTCTCGATCCTGCTGGAGCCGATCGCGCTCTACCACCGCCGCGATCTGCTCGAGGCCGGCGACGACGGCTGGCTGACCACCGACCATGGCGCGGCAGCACCGATCGGCACCGCCCGGGAACGTCGTGCCGGCAGCGATCTGACCATGATCACCTTCGGCAACGGGGTCCCGATGAGCCTGCAGGTGGCCCATCGGCTCGCCGCCGACGGGGTCGACGCCGCGGTACTGGATCTGCGCTGGCTGTCCCCGCTCCCGGTGGACGATCTGCTGGCCGCGGCGGAGCGGACCGGGCGAGTGCTGATCGTCGACGAGACCCGGCACGCCGGCGGGGTCGGCGAAGGTGTGATCACCGCCCTGATCGAGGGCGGATTCGGTGGCCGGATCTCCCGGGTCGCCAGCCTGGACAGCTTCATCCCGCTCGGCGCCGCCGCCGGCCACGTGCTGCTCGGTCCGCCGCAGATCGAGAAGGCCGCGCACGCCCTGCTCGCCGAGCCGATCCGATGA
- a CDS encoding aminotransferase-like domain-containing protein translates to MEPIEIVDRLGRWSSGRGRLSALLAGRIRELIDDGELRPGEPLPTDRALAAALAVGRSTVVAAYEMLRADGRVVRRQGSGTQVAGERESEPPTGLLGDLPSPDTSAPIFLQHIEPQPGAIPLASAAPTAPPATLLDAQRRVLDRIDGDPTSDPAEIDFGYYPAGHPRLRSAIADYYRRLGVPTDPAQILVSNGSQQAISLLTRLLITPGDRVLVEAPTYPGALEVFRAGGADLVPLQVGMADLPASIAARPAALAYLVATHHNPTGRLLGALPGERLARAADVAGMWLIDDRSLGDLVFPGGRTPKPLAAHAERVITLGSLSKVVWGGLRVGWVRAPRPLINRLTRVRAVHDIGGSVLTQLAAADLVDDLDRLSAETGRRLKTSHDHLCAALADRLPDWEFEPAVGGQSLWVRLPYGDGDSFAQEAMRHGVAVLPGSGLDISGGGVDYLRLHFQLSPEVLTDAVRRLATAWQAYRPPVEPLVDRPKLAV, encoded by the coding sequence ATGGAGCCAATTGAGATTGTTGATCGTCTGGGCCGCTGGTCGTCGGGCCGTGGTCGCCTGTCGGCACTGCTGGCCGGCCGGATCCGTGAGCTGATCGACGATGGTGAGTTGCGCCCCGGTGAGCCGCTGCCGACCGATCGAGCGCTGGCCGCCGCGCTCGCGGTCGGCCGCAGCACGGTGGTTGCCGCCTACGAGATGTTGCGAGCCGACGGCCGAGTGGTGCGTCGGCAGGGCAGTGGCACCCAGGTCGCCGGTGAACGCGAGTCCGAGCCGCCCACCGGTCTGCTCGGCGACCTGCCGTCGCCGGACACCAGTGCACCGATCTTCCTGCAGCACATCGAGCCGCAGCCGGGTGCGATCCCGCTGGCCAGTGCCGCGCCGACCGCGCCGCCGGCCACCCTGCTGGACGCCCAGCGGCGAGTGCTCGACCGGATCGACGGCGACCCGACCTCAGACCCGGCGGAGATCGACTTCGGCTACTACCCGGCCGGTCACCCACGGCTGCGATCGGCGATCGCCGACTACTACCGGCGCCTGGGGGTGCCGACCGATCCGGCACAGATCCTTGTCAGCAACGGATCCCAGCAGGCGATCAGCCTGCTGACCCGGCTGCTGATCACCCCCGGCGACCGGGTGCTGGTCGAGGCGCCGACCTACCCGGGAGCCTTGGAGGTGTTCCGGGCCGGTGGCGCTGACCTGGTGCCGCTGCAGGTCGGGATGGCGGACCTGCCGGCATCGATCGCCGCCCGGCCGGCAGCCCTGGCCTACCTGGTGGCCACCCATCACAATCCGACCGGCCGGCTGCTCGGCGCGTTGCCCGGTGAGCGGCTGGCTCGTGCCGCCGACGTCGCCGGGATGTGGCTGATCGACGACCGGTCGCTGGGCGATCTGGTCTTCCCCGGTGGCCGGACGCCGAAACCGCTGGCCGCCCACGCCGAACGGGTGATCACGCTCGGCTCGTTGTCCAAGGTGGTCTGGGGCGGGCTGCGGGTCGGCTGGGTCCGCGCGCCGCGGCCGTTGATCAACCGGCTGACCCGGGTCCGCGCGGTGCACGACATCGGCGGCAGTGTGCTCACCCAGCTGGCCGCGGCCGACCTCGTCGATGATCTTGATCGGCTCAGCGCCGAGACCGGCCGACGGTTGAAGACGTCCCATGATCATCTGTGCGCGGCGCTCGCCGATCGACTACCCGATTGGGAGTTCGAGCCGGCCGTCGGTGGACAATCGCTGTGGGTCAGGTTGCCGTACGGCGACGGTGACTCCTTCGCTCAGGAGGCGATGCGGCACGGAGTTGCGGTGTTGCCCGGCAGCGGGCTGGACATCTCCGGCGGTGGGGTGGACTACCTCCGGTTGCACTTCCAGCTGTCGCCGGAGGTGCTGACCGACGCCGTACGACGGCTGGCGACGGCCTGGCAGGCCTACCGGCCACCGGTCGAGCCGTTGGTCGACCGGCCCAAGCTCGCCGTCTGA
- a CDS encoding outer membrane protein assembly factor BamB family protein, which translates to MIATIVVLVIVALVLQLVSRLSGDETDSGSRPAPTRSSAPSVPERQAELRWKIKPAALRPKLAEAEFVAAIDGDFDGPYVTEQHGLWLTLTGTEDAEQTVLHAIDPATGKVRWQRPIDGALCTAEADPAGIICAEIVDRDATSGSGKRWRLQRLDPESGTIRRSVELNGWFSALHRSGNTVVALEQREPGPHAVLRGFDPKTLKQRWSRDLKDEPGQDEMFSENKVVHRKLPDQDRVLDRPRFRDVGPKTGHGSTARTELVALWAGGRTAFVRPDTGKLVMMPHCSRLVDDGKRLWCNEVAGAASYSYRGKLLHRIKGPRLAFPGDDGIGVDRNRPVFIDDGGAPVSVDLGSGKVGGAYAAPGAGSVWGMKTTPSVESVGRYTFLIGEAGTMLVDPERDKIIWTNTEITQSDQPLLQGTEVMFGYSTFSVVDVRNGKQRAEVDIDGLYIRMIGDRLAGVGPDEISLQRLP; encoded by the coding sequence GTGATCGCCACCATCGTCGTGCTGGTCATCGTCGCCCTGGTACTGCAACTGGTGTCCCGGCTGTCCGGCGACGAGACCGACAGCGGCAGTCGCCCCGCTCCGACCCGGTCCTCTGCTCCGTCGGTTCCCGAGCGGCAGGCCGAACTGCGCTGGAAGATCAAGCCGGCCGCGCTGCGGCCGAAGCTGGCCGAAGCCGAGTTCGTCGCCGCGATCGACGGCGACTTCGACGGCCCGTACGTCACCGAGCAGCATGGCCTGTGGCTCACCCTGACCGGGACCGAGGACGCCGAACAGACCGTCCTGCACGCGATCGACCCGGCGACCGGAAAGGTCCGTTGGCAGCGGCCGATCGACGGCGCGCTGTGCACCGCCGAGGCCGATCCCGCCGGCATCATCTGCGCCGAGATCGTCGATCGGGACGCGACCTCGGGGTCGGGCAAGCGCTGGCGGTTGCAGAGACTCGATCCGGAGTCGGGCACGATCCGGCGCAGCGTCGAGCTGAACGGCTGGTTCAGTGCGTTGCATCGTTCCGGCAACACGGTGGTCGCCCTGGAACAGCGGGAGCCGGGACCGCACGCCGTCCTGCGTGGATTCGATCCGAAGACCCTGAAACAGCGGTGGAGCAGGGACCTGAAGGATGAACCCGGCCAGGACGAGATGTTCAGCGAGAACAAGGTGGTCCATCGCAAGCTGCCCGATCAGGACCGGGTGCTGGACCGGCCACGATTCCGCGATGTCGGACCGAAGACGGGGCACGGCTCGACAGCCCGCACCGAGCTGGTCGCGTTGTGGGCCGGCGGGCGGACCGCGTTCGTCCGACCCGACACCGGCAAACTGGTGATGATGCCGCACTGCTCGCGGCTGGTGGACGACGGCAAGCGGCTGTGGTGCAACGAGGTCGCCGGCGCCGCTTCCTACTCCTATCGCGGCAAGCTGCTGCATCGGATCAAAGGACCACGACTGGCGTTCCCGGGCGACGACGGCATCGGTGTCGACCGGAATCGGCCGGTGTTCATCGACGACGGTGGCGCGCCGGTCTCGGTCGATCTCGGATCCGGAAAGGTCGGCGGTGCCTACGCTGCCCCGGGCGCCGGTTCGGTGTGGGGGATGAAGACGACGCCGTCGGTGGAGAGCGTCGGCCGCTACACCTTCCTGATCGGCGAGGCCGGCACCATGCTCGTCGACCCCGAGCGGGACAAGATCATCTGGACCAACACCGAGATCACCCAGTCCGATCAGCCGTTGCTGCAGGGCACGGAGGTGATGTTCGGTTACTCCACCTTCAGCGTCGTCGATGTCCGCAACGGCAAGCAACGAGCGGAGGTCGACATCGACGGGCTGTACATCCGGATGATCGGCGATCGGCTCGCCGGAGTCGGTCCCGACGAGATCAGCCTGCAGCGGCTCCCCTGA
- a CDS encoding aldehyde dehydrogenase family protein, whose amino-acid sequence MTQHRKITSVVAGKPDEGGRTADSVNPSRTDEVIAEVSFGTADTFVAAAEAAKQAQPAWAAIPAPVRGQAIAQIGRAVQQNKASLARIVTDEIGKPYGEALGEVQEIIDTCDFFLGEGRRLYGQTVPSEMPDKQLFTFRRPVGVAGVITAGNFPVAVPSWYIVPALLAGNTVVWKPAEYSPAASAAFHDLFVNGGGLPDGVFNIVHAGGPETFAGLERSLEQGLIDKIGFTGSSAVGREVGALVGRHLQSPCLELGGKNPMVVTPAADLDLAVEGALFAGFGTAGQRCTSLGTVIVHESVHAEFLTRFNAAVAAAAVGDPTGEVLMGPMMDAKFAERYEEYLDWIQPHHRVQAAQGRITADNPRDGFVGDPAAGLFYHPVVVDGVAPGDRIFDNETFGPLVGVTTYRDFDQAMQLANAPGYGLSSAIYTNDAREAFAFRDRISAGMVSVNNSTSGAEAHLPFGGNGKSGNGSRQSGIWVLDQFTRWQSMNWDYSGKLQKAQMDVAQLQGDPGFALD is encoded by the coding sequence GTGACACAGCACAGGAAGATCACGTCGGTCGTTGCGGGCAAACCCGACGAGGGCGGCCGGACCGCCGACAGCGTCAATCCGAGCAGGACCGACGAGGTGATCGCCGAGGTCAGCTTCGGTACCGCCGACACCTTCGTCGCCGCGGCCGAGGCCGCCAAGCAGGCACAACCGGCGTGGGCGGCGATCCCGGCGCCGGTGCGCGGGCAGGCGATCGCCCAGATCGGCCGCGCGGTGCAGCAGAACAAGGCGTCGCTGGCCCGGATCGTCACCGACGAGATCGGAAAACCGTACGGCGAAGCGCTCGGTGAGGTGCAGGAGATCATCGACACCTGCGACTTCTTCCTCGGCGAGGGGCGCCGGCTCTACGGTCAGACCGTGCCGAGCGAGATGCCGGACAAGCAGCTTTTCACCTTCCGCCGCCCGGTCGGGGTCGCCGGTGTCATCACCGCCGGCAACTTCCCGGTCGCGGTGCCGTCCTGGTACATCGTGCCGGCGCTGCTGGCCGGCAACACGGTGGTCTGGAAGCCTGCCGAATACTCCCCCGCGGCCTCGGCAGCGTTCCATGATCTTTTCGTCAACGGCGGCGGTCTGCCCGACGGGGTCTTCAACATCGTGCACGCCGGCGGACCGGAGACCTTCGCCGGACTGGAACGCTCCCTGGAACAGGGCCTGATCGACAAGATCGGCTTCACCGGATCGTCCGCCGTCGGTCGCGAGGTCGGTGCGCTGGTCGGTCGTCACCTGCAGTCCCCCTGCCTGGAGCTGGGCGGCAAGAACCCGATGGTGGTCACGCCGGCCGCCGATCTCGATCTGGCCGTCGAGGGAGCGCTGTTCGCCGGCTTCGGCACGGCCGGCCAGCGGTGCACCTCGCTGGGCACGGTGATCGTGCACGAGTCGGTGCACGCCGAATTCCTGACCCGCTTCAACGCCGCGGTCGCCGCTGCGGCGGTCGGCGACCCGACCGGCGAGGTGTTGATGGGGCCGATGATGGACGCCAAGTTCGCCGAACGCTACGAGGAATACCTCGACTGGATCCAACCCCATCACCGGGTCCAAGCAGCGCAGGGCAGGATCACCGCGGACAACCCGCGGGACGGCTTCGTCGGAGACCCGGCCGCCGGCCTGTTCTACCACCCGGTGGTCGTCGACGGAGTCGCACCCGGTGATCGGATCTTCGACAACGAGACCTTCGGGCCACTGGTCGGCGTCACCACCTATCGCGACTTCGACCAGGCGATGCAGCTGGCCAACGCACCCGGCTACGGACTGTCCTCGGCGATCTACACCAACGACGCCCGGGAGGCCTTCGCGTTCCGGGATCGGATCTCGGCCGGCATGGTCAGCGTCAACAACTCGACCTCCGGCGCCGAGGCCCACCTGCCGTTCGGCGGCAACGGCAAGTCCGGCAACGGCTCGCGGCAGTCCGGGATCTGGGTGCTCGATCAGTTCACCCGGTGGCAGTCGATGAACTGGGACTACTCCGGCAAACTGCAGAAGGCCCAGATGGACGTTGCTCAGTTGCAGGGCGATCCCGGCTTCGCGCTGGACTGA
- a CDS encoding purine-nucleoside phosphorylase, whose amino-acid sequence MVDDVNADPQRAAQQAADVLRERLGTDRVDLGLVLGSGWSAGADAMGETIAECELSELPGFSKPVVAGHAGLLRLVRTPNDKQALIFTGRTHFYEGRGVEAVVHGVRTAAAAGAGTLVLTNGCGGLRPEWAPGTPVLISDHINLTGQSPLRGATFIDLTEVYSSRLRGLARQVSGTLPEGVYVQFRGPQYETPAEVRMAGVLGGDLVGMSTTLEAIAAREAGMEVLGISLVTNAAAGISADPLSHAEVVQAGKDAAPKLRELLSGLAKVL is encoded by the coding sequence GTGGTTGACGACGTGAACGCGGACCCGCAGCGGGCCGCACAGCAGGCTGCCGATGTCCTCCGCGAGCGGCTGGGCACCGACCGAGTTGATCTTGGGTTGGTCCTCGGTTCCGGCTGGTCGGCGGGGGCCGACGCAATGGGCGAGACGATCGCGGAGTGTGAGCTGTCCGAGCTGCCGGGGTTCAGCAAACCGGTGGTCGCCGGACATGCCGGACTGCTCCGGCTGGTCCGCACCCCGAACGACAAGCAGGCGTTGATCTTCACCGGCCGGACCCACTTCTACGAAGGACGTGGGGTGGAGGCGGTGGTGCACGGTGTCCGGACCGCCGCCGCTGCCGGCGCCGGCACGCTGGTACTGACCAACGGTTGCGGCGGGCTGCGGCCGGAGTGGGCGCCGGGCACCCCGGTGTTGATCAGCGACCACATCAACCTGACCGGGCAGAGCCCGCTGCGCGGCGCCACCTTCATCGACCTCACCGAGGTCTACAGCTCCCGGCTGCGTGGACTGGCCCGGCAGGTGTCGGGCACCCTGCCCGAAGGTGTCTACGTGCAGTTCCGTGGACCGCAGTACGAGACCCCGGCCGAGGTCCGGATGGCGGGTGTGCTGGGCGGCGATCTGGTCGGCATGTCCACCACCCTGGAAGCGATCGCGGCCCGCGAGGCGGGGATGGAGGTGCTCGGCATCTCGCTGGTCACCAACGCCGCCGCCGGCATCTCAGCGGACCCGCTCAGTCATGCCGAGGTGGTGCAGGCCGGCAAGGACGCCGCACCGAAGCTGCGGGAGCTGCTGTCCGGTCTGGCGAAGGTGCTGTGA